In Lotus japonicus ecotype B-129 chromosome 5, LjGifu_v1.2, one genomic interval encodes:
- the LOC130720821 gene encoding nuclear intron maturase 3, mitochondrial, with protein MLALLRIRRTIFTSNSNILPLSHSHSHSHSTLALQPIQPLTKTQLKTLVLTNYSHGNFTDLVKNVVASPSVLFTACYNLAAPPRTPFLPERFTIESVGRELRENRFDVGACCVPLTPPSGRIHASPLVLPNLKLKVVIEAVRMVLEAVYDERFATFCYGGRVGMGRHTAIRYLKNSVENPSWWFTVRFKPQKFEHFHVEKLCCLIEGKVKDGDLIDLIKRLFEHKALVIEFGGNSLGRGLPQECGLCSILMNIYFDGFDKEIQEIRLRENRESRELNPKLNDSGLESGVFYNPVKVYAVRYLDEILVATSGSSKILAMELMRGVVASLEVDLCLCVDKVNTAIHSAVSEKIEFLGMELQAVAPSVLNPPMSQKAMRARKKYLRQKEVRALELKNARERNRRKLGLRIFNHVYKKMKRSDGFKFEFSIENEVREIVKSWADEVVLEFLGNVDECQEWHRSLTAGDFLSLRHIRNQLPPELVDAYDEFQEQVNKHLNPVKARKAIEEEEIREKEEEEQRYAKGTVDDLTRLCMKVDAPVILIRKAVKLFGFTNHMGRPRPIEFLAALEDSDIIKWYAGVARRWLDFFCCCHNFKMVKTIVSYHLRFSCILTLAEKHESTKREAIKHFSKDLKVYDMNGNDEVHFPTEREIKMMGDKNLSDPKPVDGALSLAIVRLAYDEPPSHCIAHFCDNSTRVFYRVHLLQNSLNLNPLENEKWVQGMGTIHESLNRKCLPLCTDHVHDLYMGRITLQDIDCSSCVDVD; from the coding sequence ATGCTTGCATTACTGCGCATCAGAAGAACCATCTTCACTTCAAACTCAAACATACTCccactctctcactctcactctcactctcactcaaCACTAGCACTGCAACCCATACAGCCCCTCACCAAAACGCAGCTCAAGACCCTCGTTCTCACTAACTACTCTCATGGCAACTTCACCGACCTCGTCAAAAACGTCGTCGCTTCACCCTCCGTCCTCTTCACCGCCTGCTACAACCTCGCCGCCCCGCCGCGAACCCCGTTTCTCCCCGAGCGTTTCACCATCGAATCCGTGGGCCGCGAGCTCCGCGAGAATCGGTTTGACGTTGGAGCGTGCTGCGTGCCGCTCACGCCGCCCTCAGGCCGGATACACGCTTCGCCGTTGGTTCTGCCCAATTTGAAGCTCAAGGTGGTGATTGAAGCGGTGAGGATGGTGCTGGAAGCGGTGTACGACGAGCGGTTCGCGACGTTTTGCTACGGTGGTCGTGTTGGGATGGGGAGGCACACTGCGATAAGGTACCTGAAAAACTCTGTTGAAAACCCTAGTTGGTGGTTTACTGTGAGGTTCAAGCCTCAGAAATTTGAGCATTTCCATGTGGAGAAGTTGTGTTGTTTAATTGAAGGGAAAGTTAAAGATggtgatttgattgatttgatAAAGAGGTTGTTTGAACATAAGGCTTTGGTGATTGAATTTGGTGGGAATAGTCTTGGAAGAGGGCTTCCTCAGGAATGTGGGTTGTGCTCAATTTTGATGAATATATACTTTGATGGGTTTGATAAAGAGATTCAGGAGATAAGGCTTAGGGAAAATCGAGAGAGTCGTGAATTGAATCCAAAGCTGAATGATTCAGGTTTGGAATCTGGTGTGTTTTACAACCCAGTTAAGGTGTATGCAGTGAGGTACTTGGATGAGATACTTGTTGCCACGTCGGGGTCGTCGAAGATTTTGGCGATGGAGTTGATGAGGGGAGTTGTGGCAAGTTTGGAAGTTGATTTGTGTTTATGTGTTGATAAAGTGAATACTGCAATCCATAGCGCGGTGTCTGAGAAGATTGAATTTCTTGGGATGGAATTACAGGCTGTTGCGCCTTCGGTTCTGAACCCGCCTATGTCACAGAAAGCAATGAGGGCAAGGAAGAAGTACCTTAGACAGAAGGAAGTCAGAGCTCTAGAGTTGAAAAATGCCAGAGAAAGGAACAGAAGGAAATTGGGGTTGAGGATATTTAATCATGTTTATAAGAAGATGAAGCGAAGTGATGggtttaaatttgaatttagtatTGAAAATGAGGTCCGGGAAATTGTTAAATCTTGGGCAGATGAAGTAGTGCTAGAGTTCTTGGGGAATGTGGATGAGTGTCAAGAATGGCATCGAAGTCTAACAGCTGGAGACTTCCTATCCTTGAGGCACATTAGAAATCAATTACCACCTGAGCTTGTTGATGCTTATGATGAGTTCCAAGAGCAGGTAAATAAGCATTTGAATCCTGTAAAGGCTAGGAAAGcaattgaggaagaagaaataagggaaaaagaagaggaggaacaaAGATATGCAAAAGGAACAGTTGATGATTTGACGAGGCTCTGTATGAAAGTTGATGCACCAGTGATACTAATTAGAAAAGCTGTTAAGctgtttgggtttacaaatcaTATGGGTCGTCCAAGGCCAATTGAATTCCTTGCTGCTCTTGAGGATTCTGATATTATCAAATGGTATGCTGGCGTAGCACGAAGGTGGCTAGATTTCTTCTGCTGTTGTCACAACTTCAAGATGGTGAAGACTATTGTGAGTTATCATTTGAGGTTCTCTTGTATCTTGACTTTAGCAGAGAAGCATGAATCCACTAAGCGCGAAGCAATAAAGCATTTCAGCAAAGATTTAAAAGTGTATGATATGAATGGAAATGATGAAGTGCATTTTCCAACAGAAAGAGAAATTAAGATGATGGGAGATAAAAATCTTTCAGATCCAAAACCTGTAGACGGGGCTTTATCTTTGGCTATAGTAAGGTTGGCTTATGATGAGCCTCCATCCCATTGTATTGCCCATTTCTGTGACAACTCAACTAGAGTCTTTTATCGGGTCCATTTGCTGCAAAACAGTTTGAATTTGAACCCATTGGAGAATGAAAAATGGGTGCAAGGGATGGGTACAATTCATGAAAGCTTGAATAGGAAGTGCCTCCCTCTCTGTACTGATCATGTACATGATTTGTACATGGGGAGAATCACTCTTCAAGACATTGACTGTTCTTCTTGTGTGGATGTGGACTGA